One genomic window of Plasmodium sp. gorilla clade G2 genome assembly, contig: PADLG01_00_2, whole genome shotgun sequence includes the following:
- a CDS encoding acyl-CoA synthetase, putative, with translation MNILLSLFLFVIYVFYVLPCQTQPTNRKKRFAEICKSAENKNESSVYCMKDYKMKSSIYKYKHLMNIFLDKYKLDNNNLAIVENCCGEVENSITYGNFFKKVLSFNHSLKTYEGTGIPEKIYDEEKNNGKFRLLGLYGNNSTNWLITDLACMMSGITTLVIQSKFSIDIIVDILNSSKLEWLCLDLDLVEGILNRKNELPYLKKLIILDNLTKGSKMNVQNEEKTNGLRKSSNKGSYKESGKREDTILASLEYDNEKIEKIDVLKEKAKSVGLSIILFDNMTEKEVMNVTIQNEDPDFISSIVYTSGTSGKPKGAMLSNKNFYNSVIPISDNNMLKEYSLRTHLSYLPVSHVYERNMVLVCLFLGIKINIWSRDIKYLNDDIRNSQSEIIFGVPKIFSRMYTNIMTEINNLTRCKKWIAKQAINLRKGNNNGGFSKVVEGITSVSSKIKDVINPNMSVIINGGGKLCPNIAAELSVLLNIKYYQGYGLTELTGPIFLQDVEDDNTESMGVPVSPSTKYKVRTWETYKATDILPKGELLIKSDSVFSGYFLEKECTQNSFTKDGYFKTGDIVQINDNGSLTFLDRSKGLVKLSQGEYIETDMLNNLYTQIPFVNFCVVYGDDSMDGPLGIISVDKSLLFTSLKNDNMLEKTRVTEKNYSEKLIDETLNETIYIDYVKKKMMDIYKKTNLNRYNIINDIYLTSKQWDTNNYLTPTLKIKRFNVFKDFSFYIDEIKKKYEDKLKGNSSCSMNNGKNGEQSEENKNGNNNQKNNQNKGTSKSHLNDLKEDELKSEEDDVLEEVQIALRKFEDKNISQAHQKALRKYSATSMRKEIDRSLLNNNENDNDVNGKRKIIQTSPEEQQVNA, from the coding sequence atgaatattttattaagtttgtttttgtttgttatatatgtattttatgttttaccATGTCAAACACAACCTACTAATAGAAAAAAGCGTTTCGCAGAAATATGTAAAAGTgcagaaaataaaaatgaatcgAGCGTATACTGTATGAAagattataaaatgaaaagttcaatatataaatataaacatcttatgaatatttttttagataaatataaattagataataataatttggcAATAGTTGAGAATTGTTGCGGAGAAGTAGAGAATTCTATAACATAtggaaatttttttaaaaaggtgTTATCGTTTAATCATTCTTTGAAAACATATGAAGGTACAGGTATTccagaaaaaatatatgatgaagaaaaaaataatggtAAATTTCGACTATTAGGATTATATGGTAATAATTCAACTAATTGGTTAATTACTGATTTGGCTTGTATGATGAGTGGCATTACAACATTAGTAATTCAATCGAAATTTAGTATAGATATAATtgtagatatattaaatagttCAAAATTAGAATGGTTATGTTTAGACTTAGATTTGGTTGAAGGTATATTAAATCGTAAAAATGAATTGCCATATTTGAAAAAGCTAATAATACTAGATAATCTAACTAAAGGTAGTAAAATGAACGtacaaaatgaagaaaaaactAATGGTTTAAGAAAAAGTAGTAATAAAGGAAGTTATAAAGAATCTGGTAAGAGAGAAGATACCATTTTGGCTTCCTTAGAATATGATAAcgaaaaaatagaaaagattgatgtattaaaagaaaaagctAAATCAGTTGGGTTAAGTATTATCTTATTTGATAATATGACAGAGAAAGAAGTGATGAATGTTACAATTCAAAACGAAGATCCTGATTTTATTTCCTCCATTGTGTATACATCTGGAACATCTGGTAAACCAAAGGGTGCTATGTTAAGTAATaagaatttttataatagtgTAATACCAATAAgcgataataatatgttaaaagAATATTCTCTTAGAACACATTTGTCATATTTACCTGTATCTCATGTGTATGAAAGAAATATGGTTTTAGTGTGTTTATTTTTGggtataaaaattaatatatggaGTAGAGATATTAAATATCTGAATGATGATATAAGAAATTCTCAAAGCGAAATAATATTTGGGGTACCAAAAATATTTAGTAGAAtgtatacaaatattatgaCCGAAATAAATAACTTAACACGTTGCAAGAAATGGATAGCAAAACAGGCTATAAATTTACGTAAAGGTAATAATAATGGAGGTTTTAGTAAAGTAGTTGAAGGTATTACTTCTGTATCAAGTAAAATTAAAGATGTGATAAATCCAAATATGAGTGTAATTATAAATGGTGGTGGAAAATTATGTCCAAATATTGCTGCTGAGTTAAGTGTTTTactaaatattaaatattatcagGGGTATGGATTAACAGAACTTACTGGTCCCATTTTTTTACAAGATGTAGAAGATGATAACACTGAAAGTATGGGAGTACCTGTTTCTCCTAGCACAAAATATAAGGTAAGGACATGGGAAACATATAAAGCAACTGATATATTACCTAAAGGtgaattattaattaaaagtGATTCTGTGTTTAGTGGATACTTTTTAGAAAAGGAATGTACACAAAATTCTTTCACAAAAGATGGTTATTTTAAAACAGGAGATATTGTACAAATTAATGATAATGGTTCTTTAACATTTTTAGATAGATCTAAGGGTTTGGTTAAATTATCTCAAGGGGAATATATAGAAACTGATATGTTAAATAATTTGTATACACAAATTCCATTTGTAAATTTTTGTGTCGTATATGGTGATGATTCTATGGATGGACCATTGGGAATAATATCTGTGGATAAGTCTTTACTTTTTACAAGTTTaaagaatgataatatgtTAGAAAAAACTCGAGTTACTGAAAAGAATTATTCAGAAAAATTAATTGATGAAACATTAAATGAGACTATTTATATTGATTAtgtaaagaagaaaatgatggacatttataaaaaaactaatttaaatagatataatataattaatgacatatatttaacatCTAAACAATGGGATACGAATAATTACCTTACTCCAACATTAAAGATAAAACGATTCAATGTATTTAaagatttttctttttatatagatgaaattaaaaagaaatatgaagACAAATTAAAAGGAAATAGTAGTTGTAGTATGAATAATGGTAAAAATGGAGAACAAtcagaagaaaataaaaatggaaataaCAATCAAAAAAACAATCAAAATAAGGGAACATCCAAATCACATTTGAATGATTTAAAAGAAGATGAATTAAAATCTGAAGAAGATGATGTTCTAGAAGAAGTTCAAATCGCACTTAGAAAGTTCGAAGACAAGAACATATCTCAAGCACATCAAAAAGCATTAAGAAAATATAGTGCAACATCTATGCGAAAGGAAATAGATCGatcattattaaataataatgaaaatgataatgacGTAAAtgggaaaagaaaaataatacaaactTCACCAGAAGAACAACAAGTAAatgcataa